The sequence below is a genomic window from Dermacentor andersoni chromosome 6, qqDerAnde1_hic_scaffold, whole genome shotgun sequence.
TTGCTTTTGCGCCTTTTCTGGCTCGTCAAACCTCCTCTCGTGGCAAGAGTGACTTTTTTGGTATCACAGAAGGGTAAGTTACTAACATAGCTTAGCTCAGTTTCCCCCCACGTGTCTCTTTAGCTTAATTCTGTTGTTACCTTCGACAGCGGTGTTGCGCTAGCCTTGATGGCCATGGGACGGTTACGGTAGAGTGCCGCCCGCCCTGCTGATGCGAGTGCCATCTTCTGCTGGTAGGCCTCCTCTTCGGCCAGCTTTTCGTCGATCATGGTGATGGCCATGCGGATCTGCTCACGGGTGCCTGTGATACTGACTGTTTTGAGGTTGTTGCTGCGCTCACGGTCATCGCTGCCCGCCCGGTCCACAAGGATCTTAGCCGAGGAGACTCGGCACATGTGTCTGCGAGTGGGCAATGGACACAATCTCTAAGCAGAAGCTCTGTCATACAATGCAGTGACAAATGGTGCTaacgaaaaaaagagaagaaagaaagaaggggacGTACAGCACATGCAAGATGCACTCAGGTGTGCCAAGTGCTAACAAGAATACGCTATCATAGTTTCGAAAGTCAAAATTTAAACCATGGGGCTGTCCCAAAGCAACAAATGGGCTATGAGAAATCTGATGGTGTGGGACTTCAGATTAAGTTAGACTACCTAGGGTTTCTTAACGtaaacctaaatctaagtacgagtgcttttgcattctGCACCCATTGGaatgcagctgcagcagcggaaAGCCATTGCCACTGAGCTGCCATGGCAGATAAGACTAACTTCTTCAACTTACAGTTTGAACAGTTGTAGAAATTCAGTGCGAACCTCACAGTGATATGACATACATGGAACTTGCACAATGAGAAGAATAAATGCTGTCAGACTTAGTGTAGAGAGGGTCTTCAATAAAATAAAGTGTGGTGTGACTGGACACACCTAGTTTGCATTCAAAAGGCAAGCTACTTGATCCAGTCACCTCTAGACAAGTTCTCAAGATAGTGCACAATCTATTCACGAGAATGTTGCTAACAAGTAAAGAAATTTCAGCTGCATCAATGTTGGAGCTCCTGTGAAAGGTTATCTGTCTCTTAGTCCAGCAAGGCCCGAGTTAAGGACAGGTGGACGTTTCGGCTTAATCAAGTTGGGACCCTGGACACTTTTCCATAAAATCTGGGAGAGTTGGCAAACCTACAAAAGACGGCCACAGGCATGGCAGCAACATCATGTGCAGACAGTAGGATGCAGGCGTCTGGTCTTACCGAACAGTTTCTCCATTCCTTCCAATAATGCGGCCACAAGACTTCGCAGGCACGAACACGGTCTCGGTAATTACATTTGACTGCTCCACTATGCAAGCCTTGAGCAGCTCTTCTGCCTCTTGCACATCGCTTGGCGTGCCACGAATAACAGCAATCCTGTCGCACTCTTCACTAGTACCTAggaggaataaaaaagaaaaaatcacacTGTAAGACCTGCTTGCACCAAAGCATCAAAGGGCGGTTTTCAACTACATTACACACGAGTATCACAAATAGAGAAAATAAATTAGCTATACAACTTATCTTTTATATGCGTGTTACAAAGTCAATGAGTTCCTATGGCACTTTCGACTGGTTGTTTCTGAGCGCTCAGACAAAATTTACAAGCACGTCTCATGAAGCAACCGTCACATCAAACAAGCTCCCGTAGTGTTAACAATGCCGGAATAACGAAAAGAAAATTCTTTGTGTAATACACGTTTACGGTCGCTTGCACAATCATCAGGGTTCTTCTTTAACGACAATCTCGCATGTTTATTGTCATGCGTGTGTCAATCACCTACGGATCACGGGCGCTCAGCTCCGGGTTTGCGGTGCGCGCAGTTTTAACAACAGCTTAATTTTCCTTCCATGTAATTATCAACAAAAGTGAAGTCTTATGATTTCTCAACCATCTATCGGGGGTTAGCATGTGTACTGTTATTTCTCGTGATATAATACATGACCGTAACTTCGACGTCACTCACTTCGGCAATTGTACGATTCGATTCGTCAAATTTTCCCGGTAATAAACAGTTGACAGAAAATAATGCTGCAGCTTTTAGCAAAAATACCGATGCGGACTTTCCGGGTCTTCGGCGTCGCGGAAATACACCTGCCCCATCGTCCGGCGCTGCTGTCACAACTAAACGCTTAACGACACATGATATGAGAGACAGAAATATACGAAGAAATCACGTAAGTGACATGCAGTGATACTTGAACTAAGCAGCGTCGCCGGCACGCTGAGCGCGTTTAATCCTCTTACCTTGGTTGTCGAAGCTGATCTTCGTGTTTGTCTTTTCCTGGATTCGTTTTATGTTGGCGCCTTGTCGTCCAATCACCCCGCCGACCACCTCCTTGGGGACAGTAACCTTTACGACGCAATGTTTCGTTGTTTCCACTTTCCGACGTTTTACTTCGTACTCTTCCTCCGGTTTCAGCAGTAGGTAAAGCAGGATCGACGACATCGTGACGCCTGCCCCTAAGCCAGCCCATAGTGCTATCGTCTTTAGTTTAGAGTCCATGTTATTTAGAATGGCAAAATAATGTTAGCCGCACATCCTCGAGACACTTCGATCGCTGCTCCCAGTGATCTTCTGATCCTTTCCGCGTGTTCGGTAATCAACGCACCGACTGGACACGGCGTTTCTTAGTGCTCTTTCGGATACGGACCAGAAAAAAAGAGCGACATCGAGAGTATTTTTACTGTTGCCAGACGGCCTTTAGTGATTCAACTGTAACCAGcgaagtttctttttcactgcctACATGATGCGTACGGGCGTTTCATATGTGGTGGCTGGTGGTGTCCATAACCCGACGTCTAATAAGACGTGTTTACGGCACGCACAACTGATTCTACCGCATGCAACCAGCAGCCTTCAAAATTTGCATTTGTTGTTCAGAGGGCTTCATTAAGGGCGCGTGGATCTTGAGTTGTCACACCGTGAACAAGAGCTTTACAATTACCAATCGCAATGTGTCGATATTATACGCTCGAAACAATAGTTTAAATttaatctcgaaggccatactTTTGCTTGGTGCATGCGCCAAAAGCGATTGCGTAGCCATAATAGCGTACTGGTTACGATTGACGACGACATTTATAGAGGTAATGTGTGACTCGGTGTTGCAGACTCTAGGCGTTGCGCCGTGGCAGGCGCGACTGGCACATTTTAGTAAAAATGTAATGAGGTGATACCCAgtgatttttacagcgaagctgtatatagctaccctccggCGGTGGTTGATGTCCATCcatctacgcgtcgcgtcgacacacacacaaaaaaaaaaactttcgtctccagtttctcgctaATGCTCAGTAGCTCCCAATCTTATGTAGGTACCTTGGAAAAAAAATTCATACTGAATATAGCCGCTTAGACGACTCTATCATCacgccgagtttcatttgctTGGCATAATTAATTAGTTCAcggtgaagttgtaaacgttacaaaaTTCCCGTCTGCTTTCAAGGCATGGctgtctacggagggagtatagTTAccgaaaacggctgtaactcttgttttattgaaactatcccgaaacaaattatatgaaaATTAGCCACTGAGAtgactctaacattacgccgagtttcatctacttttctcaattgcgtagttcacagtgaagttgtaaatattgtggaattcccgtgtGCCATGCGGTGGTACTTACATACGgcactacttcataaaagaacaagaataaatcactccacagtcaaaagatgtattcattgtctgtgtccttcaacaacaacaacaacaacaacaacaacaagaacaacaacaacaacaataataataatctttattgcgAGATCTTATGTACAGGTATTTCTCTCCGGGTCTGCCGACGCCTTCGAAGCTATAGGGCTTGTATGGCAGGGACCCGACAGTCACGGTAAAATCACATTGACAGGGTCTCAAGCATAACTAATGCTCCAACATATAAATTAAAGCTCTTCATCTTCAAGAGCACATACAAAACTAGTTACCAAAAACTGCAAAAATTAGAGCGACAAAGGTGCTACATGTCAACTTCAAACACGACTGGCCACACTATTACAAGAATATGGACTGAATTGGCCAATGTTTTAACAGAAAGCCGCGAAATGGACACAGGTACAACGTACAAACCATTCGCAATGCTCACATAAAGACAAATAACAGCTTCATACAAGtgacatgtttcttttttcttcatattCCATCTTTTAAGGCATTCTTTAAGCCTGATAAACTTCGCTATTCGAgtattgaggggggggggggggggaagagtaTTAAACAAATTAGGAATATCCTTTCCTTTGGAATATCCTTAGGAATATCCCTGTCCTTTGCCATAATTAGTTCTTGTTCGAGGAACAACATATCTGGAGGGATTGCGTAGATTCAGGTGCTTTATTGCGGGTACGCGAAAATCTTTGTTCCATAAATATCGCGGCACAACAACGGAGAGAAACACTGAATCGAAGTTTGGCATTTTCAGAGACTTGAATCGGTTGTCTATATCAATGTTTGTGTTATAGGCTACACTTTTTAAAATGTTCTGTAATAAACTGTTTACTTTGGATTTCCATAAGCGACTGCAATCAAGATAACGGCAGGTAACATATCTTACATGCGAATATATGCTAACGCATGCACGatgattttctttattttagtaGGAGCATAGCTCCCAATGCGGTAGAGTAAGCACGCAGCTCGTCGAAGTTTAGCACGAATGGAAGGCATATGAACGTTCCGTGATAAATCATTGTCAAAGTGCACTCCTAGATATTTAACAGTGTCTACATATTCAATCGGTGTACAGTCGCAATTCAAGCAATCAGAGCCATGCAATAGGACAAGTAGTGTGGCATCAAGAACTTTTAGAGGATTTCTAAAACAGACTAATTGCGTTTTTCGGGCATTAACTTTTACTTTATTACTTTTACGCCAGTCTAAGACTTTAACTGCATCAATTTGAAGCAGAGCAACAGCCCTATCATATTCCACGTGTATTGAAACAAGCAACGTGTCGTCCGCATTCTGAAAAACGGTGCTTGTGCCAAATACCTGTCCCGTGTCACACACGTATAATTTGAATAAAAGCGGTGACAGCATTGAGCCTTGCGGCACTCCTGCTGTGAGGTACCGTATAGTGCTGTGTACATCGTTCAGACATACAATTTGAGACAGATTCATAAAATAACTACTAAGAAAATCTAGAAAATGTCCCCGAAAGCCATAGTTGTAAAGTTTGTTGCATAGAATACGATGGTTAACcgagtcaaatgcctttgataTCTCTAAAAAGAATCCACAGGCCACTTGGTTTCGTTCACATGTTTCGTGTAAAGAATCTGACAAAGTCTCAAAAAGTTTCTGCGTACCGCTGCTTTGAGCAAAGCCGTACTGGGAAGATGATAATATGTCGTGCTTAAGAACAAAACTGTCCATCACTTCGAGAACGTGCCTTTTGCAACAGTTGTGATAAGAAAGGAGCTACAGATATGGGGCGGTAGTTTTCAGGTTTTGACGCATCTCCACTCTTAAATATCACAATAACACGTGCTCTCTTCATTCCATCGGGTACAACACCCGTGGCTAGAATACAGTTCAAAATAAAAAGAGTCGGCCCTGCTAACACTCTGATATTACGTATTATATCTTCAGTTGGTATTCCGTCTAAACCTTCAGCGCGGTTCTTAAGTGACCGACACAGTAATCGAAACAAATCGTCTTGCGCCATCGAGGGCAGAAGCGCCGAATCTGATAGCGAACTACTTGCTGTGATAAGGCTCTGTAGATTAATCGGCGTTCCCACATCTGTTGCCACTGAAGGAAAGGAATCATTGAAACAATTAGCCACCGCTTGCGACGGAGCACCGAAACCTTTCAATATCGGATCTAAATAGGAGTTAGATTTGGTACCCCTAAGCTCATTCACTGTAGGGACCACACCTTTGCTGGTTTATTACGAGAAAAAGTAAATTGGCCGCCAAAGTAGTTTTTTTGGAACAGCGCATCATTGCTGTAACTTTGTTTCGTGCACTTCGGTAATGACTCTTCAAAGCTTCCATGGCAGGCTTTAGTCGGGGTCGTTCCTCAATTGATTGCGTAATTGACCTGACAACGTTTGTGCAACAGGAGAAAAGCCGTAAGCGCGAATCAGTTGCGCTCTTTCTCGACgtgaaaggcgcatatgacaacgttgcACCTGTCGCCGTCATCAACTCCCTGGAGACTATTGGAATTGGTGGCCGcatgcttcgctggttatccgacTATGTAACTCGCCTGTCATTTTTGTACGAACAGAAGATGGCCACACAGCTGAATATTACACTTACTGCGacgtgcctcaaggaggagtattGAGTCCCACGTTGTTCAATGTGACATTCATTCGACTAGCTGAAGTTTTACCTAAAACAATCTACCtctcgatatacgcagatgacatctgccttTGGACGTCTGCGGTAACTTTTAAGTCTTTATTTAGTGCATGGAGGTTCTTGCACAACAATTAGAACAACTCTGGGCTTCTTCAGATTGCACACATTGAGAGCATTGGCTGTATTGTATAAAGGGGAGCGAAGAAGTGTTGCGGATAAAGGAGACCAAGACAGAAAAGACACTCACTTGCAATTGAGTTTATTTTGAGAAAtgacaaaccaactagcccaacagcttactattcttAGCTGTATTCTTGCTCTTCGGCGCCCTTTTGTGGAGCGAAATGTCCAAACGATGGTGGTTGCATTCCAGCAAAgagcaaaatttttttcttcagtgaaacccGGCGACCGCTTTTCTGGCCGACGCAACATGAAAGACATCCTATGCAACCCACAGTGCAGGTGCTCCTCCGGGCTTCTCATCCTCGTGTGTCCCGAAATAATTTGATAACAAAAAAACATATCCGTGCTTACAGAACGCAACGAGCATACGAGTGtgtgtttgtcttctgcaaccgaaACGCTGAGCAGATGGTCAGGAACACTGCATCATGTGTGGTTGTGAACGtgcaagattatttattttttgcaaattATAATAATTTCAATTGTGTTTTGCGAGCGTTTCAGTTTAAACATGCAGTAAGTTTTACCCAACATATCCGCGCGCTAGGCACGCCGATCGATCGCAGTGTGTCTGGTGGCATCATCACAGAAGCGTCTCCGGTTCTCTCATTGTTTTGCTGCACGGGTGACACACTACCCCATTCCAGTGCACCATATatctccaatcagctcgccggagcagacaagcgcgcgagctttgaacttgcattgctatgACCCGCCGGAAGTATGTGCTAACGACGCGCGTCAAAATCAAGCCTACGAAGCTTCTGtagcagttttagtgaagcagacgcgctcctgtGCTTTTTCGTGGCACCTTGGACAGGACGACGAAGATCCGCGCCGTTATTGCTTGAGTGCCTCTGctctcaccttgttctcgtgttgctcatcgtctgtTGCtggatgacacacacacacgcagaaacCCAAAACACAATTTTCAAACTTCACACACCATACTCCCAagtcagcttgtctcgcgaacagaatgtgctgcgagGAATACACGGGTAGTAAATATTATCGCACGAAAAATCTTATCGCACTTTTCAGAAGCCGAGAatagcagcgagagcttcaggagcgcggtTGCTATATATGGCATCGTTGATGTTTGGAGCATCTCCAAGGGCACACCAGTCCCTGTGCTCCTTCGCGAAAAACGCCACGTGACTTCCACCACACACGCTGATGCGGGCTAGCCGGGGCGCGCCTCttctacgctttccttcctccatgagtaGCGCGATCAATATAAACGCGGCGCTTCAGGTTAGATAaacgaaaaaaagacaaaagaggACAAGAGTTTGCTCTATAGTTCTGCGAATGGTCAAGGGCAGACCtccagaacacacacacacacacacacacacacacacacacacacacacacacacacacacacacacacacacacacacacacacacacacacacacacacacacacacacacacacacacgcgcgcgcgcacacgcgcacgcacacgcacacacacacgcacacacacacgcgcacacacgcacacacacgcgcgcgcacacacacacacaaacacacacaaacacacacacacacacac
It includes:
- the papi gene encoding tudor and KH domain-containing protein, whose product is MDSKLKTIALWAGLGAGVTMSSILLYLLLKPEEEYEVKRRKVETTKHCVVKVTVPKEVVGGVIGRQGANIKRIQEKTNTKISFDNQGTSEECDRIAVIRGTPSDVQEAEELLKACIVEQSNVITETVFVPAKSCGRIIGRNGETVRHMCRVSSAKILVDRAGSDDRERSNNLKTVSITGTREQIRMAITMIDEKLAEEEAYQQKMALASAGRAALYRNRPMAIKASATPLSKDEKEPEYVQDELIATSADGYIEVYISAMESPSSFWVQLVGSQSINLDKLVEDMTNYYSHVPNQQSHALTSAAVGDIVASRFAQDSCWYRARIVTIEENDYSQDETTIKVHYVDFGETGRYKTKELCTLDDEYRYLPLQAIECSLAGVQPRDGIQWTEEASDLFEMLSHAAQWKVMMAKVVSKAKREDGFPGFKYSVELVDTNNKDDVSVAAELISQGHAVQAV